The following coding sequences are from one Mesorhizobium onobrychidis window:
- a CDS encoding sensor histidine kinase: MFHPIANIEDVQTLAQAIVNTIAEPFLVLDEKFRVLAASRSFYQTFKVDPEQTRGSLLYALGDGQWDIPALRLLLETIIPEKTAMDGFEVEHDFPNIGPRTMLLNARKVLYDHSSAVTILLAFNDITARRAIEREKEELLGRTEDLLRQKDVLLREMEHRVANSLQIIASILLLKARSVTSEETRQHLKDAHQRVLSVAEVQRHLHTSTGVEEIDVVSYLSKLCSSLAVSMVGEDQPIAVNVTAQGGRIDSQKAVSLGLIVTELVLNAIKYAFPMEKAKALIQVSYETDGDDWKLTVSDNGTGKAAGEPSSAGLGTAIVEALVKQLEAKIEVISDTDGTSVSVTRATFTSRIPRAA; encoded by the coding sequence TTGTTTCATCCCATTGCCAATATCGAAGATGTGCAGACGCTGGCGCAGGCCATCGTCAACACGATCGCCGAGCCCTTCCTCGTCCTTGACGAGAAGTTTCGCGTGCTGGCGGCCAGCCGCTCCTTCTACCAGACCTTCAAGGTCGACCCTGAGCAGACGCGCGGCTCGCTGCTCTATGCGCTCGGCGACGGCCAGTGGGACATTCCGGCACTGCGCCTGCTCCTGGAGACGATCATCCCCGAGAAGACAGCCATGGACGGCTTTGAGGTCGAGCATGATTTCCCGAATATCGGCCCGCGAACAATGCTGCTCAACGCCCGAAAGGTTCTCTACGACCACAGTTCAGCCGTGACCATCCTGCTCGCCTTCAACGACATCACGGCCCGCCGTGCCATCGAGAGGGAAAAGGAAGAGCTTCTCGGCCGCACCGAAGATCTGCTGCGGCAAAAGGATGTGTTGCTGCGCGAAATGGAGCACCGGGTCGCCAACAGCCTGCAGATCATCGCCAGCATCCTTTTGTTGAAGGCCCGCTCCGTCACATCAGAGGAAACTCGTCAGCATTTGAAGGATGCCCATCAGCGGGTCCTGTCGGTCGCCGAAGTGCAGCGCCACCTCCACACTTCGACCGGCGTCGAAGAGATCGACGTCGTGTCCTATCTGTCGAAGCTGTGCAGCAGCCTGGCCGTCTCGATGGTTGGTGAAGACCAACCGATCGCGGTCAACGTCACGGCACAAGGCGGCAGAATAGACTCGCAGAAGGCGGTGAGCCTCGGCCTGATCGTCACCGAGCTCGTTCTCAACGCGATCAAATATGCCTTTCCGATGGAGAAGGCCAAGGCGCTGATCCAGGTGTCTTACGAAACCGACGGCGACGACTGGAAGCTGACGGTCTCGGACAATGGCACCGGGAAAGCCGCCGGCGAGCCGTCGAGCGCGGGCCTGGGGACAGCCATCGTCGAGGCGCTGGTCAAGCAGTTGGAGGCCAAGATCGAGGTCATCAGCGACACCGACGGCACCAGCGTGTCGGTGACCAGGGCGACGTTCACCTCGCGCATACCGCGGGCAGCGTAG
- a CDS encoding bifunctional alpha/beta hydrolase/class I SAM-dependent methyltransferase, which yields MLHEPTITASASEQRVAQERTFRTHDGTEIFYRYWPAVGNPAKGAVVLFHRGHEHGGRMAHLVDELDMPGHAFYAWDARGNGRSAGERGYAPSFAALVRDIDCFVREIGRDGFGQRDIALIAQSFGAVLAAAWVHDYAPQIRALVLASPAFSVKLYVPFAKQGIALWQKIKGRFFVNSYVKAKFLTHDPERIASFEADPLITRPIASNILVELYDHAARIVADARAITVPTQLLISGSDWVVRHGPQHEFFVNLASPAKERHVLPGFFHDTLGERDRGKALDLIKPFLERQFATPEKPVDLTTADRAGYTRDEADRLASPLALLSPKGLYWAMSRASIRMGAWLSSGMKTGIATGFDSGSTLDYVYENEARGAGPLGRVIDRTFLDAIGWRGIRQRKLHLEELIGGAAETLKTAGRPVHIVDIAAGHGRYVLDAVAKCTEPPASVRLQDFSELNVSLGCKLIAERHLPTSISFHQADAFDAKMLAGLEPAPDLAIVSGLYELFADNAMIARSLGGLAKAMQPGSLLLYTNQPWHPQLEMIARSLTSHRGGQAWVMRRRTQGEMDQLVAAAGFEKLDQRIDRWGIFTVSVARRV from the coding sequence ATGCTTCATGAACCAACGATTACCGCTTCCGCAAGTGAGCAGCGGGTGGCGCAGGAGCGCACCTTCCGCACGCATGACGGCACCGAGATATTCTACCGCTATTGGCCCGCGGTCGGGAACCCCGCCAAGGGCGCGGTTGTGCTGTTCCACCGTGGCCACGAGCATGGCGGCCGCATGGCGCATCTGGTCGATGAACTCGACATGCCCGGCCATGCCTTCTACGCCTGGGACGCGCGCGGCAATGGCCGCTCGGCCGGCGAGCGCGGCTATGCGCCGTCCTTTGCAGCACTTGTGCGCGACATCGATTGTTTCGTGCGCGAGATCGGCAGAGACGGGTTCGGCCAACGCGACATCGCGTTGATCGCGCAATCCTTCGGCGCCGTGCTCGCCGCCGCCTGGGTGCATGATTATGCACCGCAGATTCGCGCTTTGGTGCTGGCCTCGCCGGCCTTTTCGGTCAAGCTCTATGTGCCCTTCGCCAAGCAAGGCATTGCGCTGTGGCAGAAGATCAAGGGCCGCTTCTTCGTCAATTCCTACGTCAAGGCCAAGTTCCTGACGCATGACCCCGAGCGCATCGCCTCCTTCGAGGCCGATCCGCTGATCACGCGGCCGATCGCCTCCAACATCCTGGTCGAGCTCTACGACCACGCCGCGCGTATCGTCGCCGACGCCCGCGCCATCACCGTGCCGACGCAATTGCTGATCTCCGGCAGCGACTGGGTGGTGCGGCATGGACCGCAGCACGAGTTCTTCGTCAATCTCGCCAGCCCGGCCAAGGAGCGGCATGTGCTGCCCGGCTTCTTCCACGACACGCTCGGCGAACGCGACCGCGGCAAGGCACTCGACCTGATCAAGCCGTTCCTCGAAAGACAGTTCGCGACGCCGGAGAAGCCGGTCGACCTGACCACGGCCGACCGCGCTGGCTACACACGCGACGAGGCCGACCGGCTCGCCTCGCCGCTCGCCCTGCTGTCACCGAAAGGCCTCTACTGGGCAATGAGCCGCGCCTCGATCCGCATGGGCGCGTGGCTGTCGTCAGGCATGAAGACGGGGATTGCCACCGGCTTCGATTCCGGCTCGACTCTCGACTACGTCTATGAGAACGAGGCGCGGGGCGCCGGTCCGCTCGGCCGCGTGATCGATCGCACCTTTCTCGACGCCATCGGCTGGCGCGGCATTCGCCAGCGCAAGCTGCATCTGGAAGAGCTGATCGGCGGCGCCGCTGAGACGCTGAAGACCGCCGGCCGACCGGTCCATATCGTCGATATCGCCGCCGGCCACGGCCGCTACGTGCTCGACGCCGTCGCCAAATGCACTGAGCCGCCGGCCAGCGTGCGGCTGCAGGATTTCTCCGAGCTCAACGTTTCGCTCGGCTGCAAGCTGATCGCCGAACGGCACCTGCCGACCAGCATCTCGTTCCACCAGGCCGACGCCTTCGACGCCAAGATGCTTGCCGGGCTGGAGCCGGCGCCGGACCTCGCCATCGTCTCCGGGCTTTACGAATTGTTTGCCGACAACGCCATGATCGCCCGCTCGCTCGGCGGGCTGGCCAAGGCGATGCAGCCAGGCAGCCTGCTTCTCTACACCAACCAGCCCTGGCATCCGCAGCTCGAAATGATCGCGCGCAGCCTGACCTCGCATCGCGGCGGCCAGGCCTGGGTGATGCGCCGGCGCACGCAAGGCGAGATGGACCAGCTGGTGGCGGCGGCCGGCTTCGAGAAGCTCGACCAGCGCATCGACCGGTGGGGCATCTTCACCGTCTCGGTCGCGCGGCGCGTCTGA
- a CDS encoding phosphatidate cytidylyltransferase produces MHETLILVIGLAAVLTTARLVAGILSWRAPKPLSSTLVNLNQRINAWWVMVVAITVAFFFGRSGMTILFALISFAALREFVTLTHSRRSDHWVLLGMFGIVIPFQYWLVWTAWYGLFTIFIPVYCFLLMPAITALHGDTERFLERVSAQQWAVMISVYCVSHVPALLTLEVPGFEGRNLLLIAFLIITVQGSDVLQYIFGKLFGRHLMSPKVSPSKTWEGLVGGLATSSLLGALLSFLTPFSPLQAAGVAFIACLMGFLGGLVASAIKRDQGVKDWGHLIEGHGGMMDRADSLVFAAPVFFHTVRYFWTV; encoded by the coding sequence ATGCACGAAACCCTCATCCTGGTTATCGGCCTCGCTGCAGTGCTGACCACGGCACGCCTGGTCGCCGGCATCCTGTCGTGGCGCGCGCCGAAGCCGCTGTCCTCGACGCTGGTCAACCTCAACCAGCGCATCAACGCCTGGTGGGTGATGGTGGTGGCGATCACCGTCGCCTTCTTCTTCGGCCGCTCCGGCATGACCATCCTGTTCGCGCTGATCTCGTTTGCCGCCTTGCGCGAATTCGTGACGCTGACGCACAGCCGCCGCAGCGACCATTGGGTGCTGCTCGGCATGTTCGGCATCGTCATCCCGTTCCAGTACTGGCTGGTGTGGACCGCCTGGTACGGCCTCTTCACCATTTTCATCCCGGTCTACTGCTTCCTGCTGATGCCGGCGATCACCGCGCTTCATGGCGACACTGAGCGCTTTCTCGAGCGTGTCTCGGCACAGCAATGGGCCGTCATGATCTCAGTCTACTGCGTCAGCCACGTGCCGGCGCTGCTGACGCTCGAAGTGCCCGGCTTCGAAGGCCGCAATCTGTTGCTGATCGCTTTCCTGATCATCACCGTGCAAGGCAGCGACGTGCTGCAATACATTTTCGGCAAGCTGTTCGGCAGGCACCTGATGTCGCCGAAGGTTTCGCCGTCGAAGACCTGGGAAGGGCTGGTCGGCGGGCTGGCGACGTCGAGCCTGCTTGGCGCGCTGCTGTCGTTCCTGACGCCGTTTTCGCCGCTCCAGGCGGCGGGCGTCGCCTTCATCGCCTGCCTGATGGGATTCCTCGGCGGGCTGGTCGCCTCCGCCATCAAGCGCGACCAGGGGGTGAAGGACTGGGGCCATCTGATCGAGGGCCATGGCGGCATGATGGACCGCGCCGACAGCCTGGTATTCGCCGCCCCGGTGTTCTTCCACACGGTGCGCTATTTCTGGACGGTGTGA
- a CDS encoding sugar ABC transporter substrate-binding protein, with product MKFLLATAAATLMALSIGSAFSADLAPLNSDTEKDRIDWSQLEAKFGAFPKLPDGTKAGAVSKTLTNEYWRSLGEGYKSFGDRVAVPVVYQAAQSEGDQLGQLTIAEGLVTQGYNVLLVSPQTDSNLQPIMEQAKAANVPVVNVNDAVIPQAEHYVGNVQRDNGVRVAKWFIKNRPDGGKVAIVEGQAGVYAAVQRTDGFKSTITEAGKFEVVASVPGNWDRQTSYDAATNILQQHPDLIGFYANNDGMALGIVEAVKAAGLQDKVAVFGTDGISDAYASIRAGELTGTVDSFPVLTGEVALESALRLVAGQKLPRVVATPQALITKDNADRYSGAGDAVRKALLEDAAAGN from the coding sequence ATGAAATTTCTGCTTGCCACCGCTGCCGCTACCCTGATGGCGCTGTCCATCGGTTCGGCATTTTCGGCGGACCTCGCGCCGCTCAATTCCGACACGGAGAAGGATCGCATCGACTGGTCGCAGCTCGAGGCCAAGTTCGGGGCGTTCCCCAAGCTGCCCGACGGCACCAAGGCAGGCGCCGTCTCCAAGACGCTGACCAACGAATACTGGCGCTCGCTGGGTGAGGGCTACAAGTCGTTCGGCGACCGCGTCGCTGTCCCGGTCGTCTACCAGGCGGCGCAGAGTGAGGGTGACCAGCTCGGCCAGCTCACCATCGCCGAAGGCCTGGTCACGCAAGGCTACAATGTGCTGCTCGTCTCGCCGCAGACCGACTCCAACCTGCAGCCGATCATGGAACAGGCCAAGGCCGCCAACGTGCCGGTGGTCAACGTAAATGACGCGGTCATCCCGCAGGCCGAGCACTATGTCGGCAATGTCCAGCGCGACAATGGCGTGCGCGTCGCCAAATGGTTCATCAAGAACCGGCCGGATGGCGGCAAGGTCGCCATCGTCGAAGGCCAGGCCGGCGTCTATGCCGCCGTGCAGCGCACCGACGGCTTCAAGTCCACGATCACCGAGGCCGGCAAGTTCGAGGTCGTCGCCAGCGTTCCGGGCAACTGGGATCGCCAGACCTCCTACGACGCGGCCACCAACATCCTGCAGCAGCACCCCGACCTGATCGGCTTCTATGCCAACAATGACGGCATGGCTCTGGGCATCGTCGAGGCGGTCAAGGCCGCCGGCCTGCAGGACAAGGTCGCCGTCTTCGGCACCGACGGCATCTCCGATGCCTATGCTTCGATCCGCGCAGGCGAGCTGACCGGCACCGTCGATAGTTTTCCGGTGCTGACCGGCGAAGTGGCTCTGGAATCGGCGCTGCGACTGGTGGCCGGGCAGAAGCTGCCGCGCGTCGTCGCCACGCCGCAGGCACTGATCACCAAGGACAATGCCGACCGTTATTCCGGCGCCGGCGATGCCGTGCGCAAGGCGCTGCTCGAGGACGCGGCAGCGGGCAATTAA
- a CDS encoding sugar phosphate isomerase/epimerase family protein, giving the protein MTTNRFATRLNSFASRPQAEWPDLVGKPSMLQMAARAAKVAGLTDLDLNFPDHVDEKPAEMARKLGDLGLSVNGFAMRYYSNPAFKLGAFTNPDPAVRREAIDLTKAGIDAAREAGTNLMTLWLGQDGFDYAFQADYAALWQHEIDGIREVAAHDPDCQISLEYKPNEPRSYSLMPDAATTLLAIREIGLPNLGVTLDFAHVLYADEQPAFAAALVARHSKLLGVHLNDGYAKRDDGLMVGAVHTLQTIELLRQIRRDGYAGAIYFDTFPDMTGLDPVHECEVNIATVKRMLRVVERLEKDNRLSTAVDRQDAVASQAIIQEAMLGPDS; this is encoded by the coding sequence ATGACAACCAATCGTTTCGCCACTCGCCTGAATTCCTTTGCCTCGCGGCCACAGGCCGAATGGCCGGATCTCGTCGGCAAGCCGTCCATGCTGCAGATGGCGGCGCGTGCGGCGAAGGTTGCGGGGCTGACCGACCTCGATCTCAACTTTCCCGACCATGTCGATGAAAAACCTGCGGAAATGGCGCGAAAGCTCGGCGATCTCGGGCTTTCCGTCAATGGCTTCGCCATGCGCTACTATTCCAATCCGGCCTTCAAGCTCGGCGCCTTCACCAATCCGGATCCCGCAGTTCGCCGCGAAGCCATCGACCTGACCAAGGCGGGCATCGACGCCGCGCGTGAGGCCGGCACCAATCTGATGACGCTGTGGCTCGGGCAGGATGGCTTCGACTATGCCTTCCAGGCCGATTATGCGGCGCTCTGGCAACACGAGATCGATGGAATTCGTGAAGTTGCAGCGCATGACCCCGATTGCCAGATCAGCCTGGAATACAAGCCCAACGAGCCGCGCTCCTACAGCCTGATGCCTGACGCGGCGACGACATTGCTGGCGATCCGCGAGATCGGACTGCCCAATCTCGGCGTGACGCTTGATTTCGCCCATGTGCTCTATGCCGACGAGCAGCCGGCTTTCGCCGCAGCACTCGTGGCGCGCCACAGCAAGCTGCTCGGCGTGCATCTCAACGACGGCTACGCCAAGCGCGACGACGGCCTGATGGTCGGCGCCGTGCACACGCTGCAGACGATCGAACTGCTCAGGCAGATCCGCCGCGACGGCTATGCCGGCGCCATCTACTTCGACACGTTCCCCGACATGACCGGGCTCGATCCTGTCCACGAATGCGAAGTCAACATCGCCACCGTCAAGCGCATGCTGCGCGTCGTCGAGCGGCTGGAAAAGGACAACCGCCTGTCCACCGCCGTCGACCGTCAGGACGCGGTGGCATCGCAAGCCATCATTCAGGAAGCCATGCTCGGGCCGGACAGCTGA
- a CDS encoding phosphatase PAP2/dual specificity phosphatase family protein, whose translation MVLPALGLGPAPAAAPAPSASAREPYAGIVLRAALWLAFLAPFFYATYGFANWLASQRDDVGSIVFAWERGIPFIAWTIVPYWSINLFYGLSLLLNDTKRGVDRLAGRYLTAQIVAVACFILFPLTATFMRPQTSGLPGFMFAVLGGFDKPFNQAPSLHIALLVIIWDHWRCRLKGMAATVWHAWCFLIGASVLTTWQHHVIDIPTGALLGFFALWLFPRDGELPFAGFQLTADARARRLALFYALGTALVLAGAVAGAFVSALWLILLWPALALAIVAFAYAGAGAKVFQKTADGSVSLASRVLLLPYRLGARINRWAWTRKLPPHVAIADGVFVGRFPTAAEADAFGTVIDLAGELERPRGVTCRWTAVAMVDLLPPSPEAQAQAVAAIEAARGHGTVLVCCALGFQRSAGVVAEWLVASGRSPTPAQAHKRLAASGRPVHLRIAADESA comes from the coding sequence ATGGTCTTGCCTGCCCTTGGCCTTGGCCCTGCCCCTGCCGCTGCCCCTGCCCCTTCCGCCTCTGCACGCGAGCCGTACGCCGGCATCGTGCTGCGGGCGGCCCTGTGGCTCGCATTCCTGGCGCCGTTCTTCTACGCGACCTACGGCTTCGCCAACTGGCTGGCGTCGCAGCGCGACGATGTCGGCAGCATCGTCTTTGCCTGGGAGCGCGGCATCCCGTTCATAGCCTGGACGATCGTGCCCTATTGGTCGATCAATCTGTTCTACGGCCTGTCGCTGCTCTTGAACGATACCAAGCGCGGCGTCGACCGTCTTGCCGGCCGCTATCTGACGGCGCAAATCGTCGCCGTCGCCTGCTTCATCCTGTTCCCGCTGACGGCGACCTTCATGCGGCCGCAGACATCAGGCCTGCCAGGCTTCATGTTTGCGGTGCTCGGCGGCTTCGACAAGCCGTTCAACCAGGCGCCGTCGCTGCACATCGCGCTGCTGGTCATCATCTGGGATCATTGGCGCTGTCGGCTCAAAGGCATGGCCGCCACCGTCTGGCATGCCTGGTGTTTCCTGATCGGCGCCTCGGTGCTGACGACCTGGCAGCACCATGTCATCGACATCCCGACCGGCGCTTTGCTCGGCTTTTTCGCCCTGTGGCTGTTTCCGCGCGACGGCGAATTGCCGTTCGCCGGCTTTCAGCTAACCGCCGACGCCAGGGCCAGGCGGCTGGCGCTGTTCTACGCGCTTGGCACAGCCCTTGTGCTGGCCGGCGCCGTTGCCGGCGCCTTCGTCTCGGCGCTGTGGCTGATCCTGTTGTGGCCGGCGCTGGCGCTGGCCATCGTCGCCTTCGCCTATGCCGGGGCCGGCGCCAAAGTGTTCCAGAAGACGGCCGACGGCAGCGTCTCGCTGGCCAGCCGTGTCTTGCTGCTGCCCTACCGGCTTGGCGCCAGGATCAATAGATGGGCATGGACGCGCAAGCTGCCGCCGCATGTCGCCATTGCCGACGGCGTCTTCGTCGGCCGCTTTCCCACCGCCGCCGAGGCCGACGCCTTCGGCACGGTGATCGACCTTGCCGGCGAGTTGGAACGGCCACGCGGCGTGACCTGCCGGTGGACGGCTGTCGCCATGGTCGACCTTTTGCCGCCATCGCCAGAGGCGCAAGCGCAAGCGGTGGCGGCGATCGAGGCGGCCCGCGGCCACGGCACGGTGCTGGTCTGCTGCGCGCTCGGCTTCCAGCGCAGCGCCGGCGTCGTCGCCGAATGGCTGGTTGCCAGCGGCCGCTCGCCAACGCCGGCGCAGGCGCATAAACGGCTCGCGGCATCGGGCCGGCCGGTGCATCTTCGGATCGCGGCGGACGAGTCGGCATGA
- a CDS encoding AI-2E family transporter — protein sequence MAANRRNGMHPAETGVMGVVSSARTLPRMSLPTVATVVAAVAALYFGREVFLPIAIALLLTFALAPMVSGLKRVGLPRLPAVIASVLSAFTVLALFSFIVATQVSELAQNIPLYQSNILTKVRSLKETGIGGGIIARLSGVIESVGQELDRQEASPPTADEPEREPVPVEIIARERPLQVLQNLIGPLISPLASAGLIIVVVIFMLLEREDLRDRFIRLVGYGDLHRTTEALQDAGKRVGRYLLMQLVVNILYAIPITAGLWVLGIPNALLWGLLALALRFVPYIGPIIGALLPLFLALAVAPGWSLVLWTAGLFVAMEMITGNVVEPWLYGSRTGLSPLAIIVAAIFWTWLWGPLGLVLSTPLTVCLVVLGRHVPQFEFLDVLFGNEPVLELHARLYQRLLAGDPEEATDHAEEILEEKYLFEFYDKVAIPALLLGEQDRVRGVMGDEQRRQVAASAQTLVANLDDSAREEAEEDDPAATEPATADEDKQAQAEGEDDTELPDGTDISVLCAGGRGELDDAAAAMLAQVLEVQGATVSKASFADMDPASIRRLKFDAVDTVVVGFLNRDSVKHARFLVRRLKRAKSALRVGIVFWSDGGDDKETAVKLANDINADFVAHGMVEAVLGALSSDPPVALKVAAKRRMRRRPRPAEKAPLAAAK from the coding sequence GTGGCGGCCAATCGTCGAAACGGCATGCACCCCGCCGAGACCGGGGTGATGGGCGTTGTTTCCTCTGCCAGAACCCTCCCGCGCATGTCACTGCCCACCGTCGCGACTGTCGTGGCGGCGGTTGCGGCCCTGTATTTCGGGCGCGAGGTTTTCCTGCCGATCGCAATCGCTCTGCTGCTTACCTTTGCGCTCGCGCCCATGGTTTCCGGACTCAAGCGAGTCGGCCTTCCCCGTCTCCCGGCCGTCATCGCCAGCGTGCTGAGTGCATTCACGGTCCTCGCGCTATTCTCCTTCATTGTCGCCACGCAGGTCAGCGAACTGGCGCAGAACATCCCGCTTTACCAGTCGAATATCCTGACCAAGGTCCGATCCCTGAAGGAAACCGGCATCGGCGGAGGCATCATTGCCAGGCTGAGCGGGGTGATCGAAAGCGTTGGCCAGGAACTCGACAGGCAGGAAGCCTCACCGCCTACCGCAGATGAGCCAGAGCGCGAGCCGGTGCCTGTCGAGATCATCGCGCGCGAAAGGCCGCTCCAGGTTCTCCAGAACCTGATCGGACCGCTGATCAGCCCGCTGGCATCGGCCGGCCTGATCATCGTCGTCGTCATCTTCATGCTGCTCGAGCGCGAGGACCTGCGCGATCGTTTCATACGCCTTGTCGGCTATGGCGACCTTCATCGAACCACCGAGGCGCTCCAGGATGCCGGCAAGCGCGTCGGCCGGTATCTTCTCATGCAATTGGTCGTGAATATCCTTTATGCCATACCGATTACAGCAGGGCTTTGGGTCCTGGGCATACCGAATGCACTGCTGTGGGGATTGCTGGCGCTGGCGCTGCGCTTTGTTCCCTATATCGGCCCGATCATTGGTGCGCTGCTGCCTTTGTTCCTGGCGCTTGCCGTGGCTCCCGGCTGGTCGCTCGTGCTGTGGACCGCCGGGCTGTTCGTGGCCATGGAAATGATAACCGGCAACGTCGTCGAACCATGGCTCTACGGTTCACGAACGGGGCTTTCACCATTGGCCATCATCGTTGCGGCGATCTTCTGGACCTGGCTCTGGGGCCCGCTGGGCCTGGTTCTGTCGACGCCGCTCACGGTCTGTCTCGTCGTGCTCGGCAGGCACGTGCCGCAGTTCGAATTCCTCGACGTTCTGTTCGGCAACGAACCCGTACTCGAGCTACATGCCCGTCTCTACCAGCGGCTGCTGGCCGGCGATCCGGAAGAAGCCACTGATCACGCCGAGGAGATCCTGGAGGAAAAATATCTGTTCGAATTCTATGACAAGGTCGCCATTCCCGCACTTCTGCTCGGCGAACAGGATCGGGTGCGGGGTGTCATGGGCGATGAGCAAAGACGGCAGGTGGCGGCCAGTGCGCAGACGCTGGTGGCGAACCTCGACGACAGCGCACGGGAGGAGGCGGAGGAGGACGACCCAGCCGCAACAGAGCCTGCCACAGCGGACGAGGACAAGCAGGCTCAAGCGGAGGGCGAGGACGACACCGAACTGCCGGATGGCACGGACATCTCGGTGCTGTGTGCCGGCGGACGCGGCGAACTCGACGATGCCGCCGCCGCCATGCTGGCGCAGGTGCTCGAAGTGCAAGGGGCGACGGTCTCGAAGGCGAGCTTTGCCGATATGGATCCGGCAAGCATTCGCCGGCTCAAGTTCGACGCTGTCGACACCGTCGTGGTCGGATTCCTTAACCGCGACTCCGTCAAGCACGCCCGTTTCCTGGTTCGTCGGCTGAAACGTGCCAAGTCGGCGCTGCGGGTAGGCATCGTGTTCTGGTCGGATGGCGGCGACGACAAAGAGACAGCCGTCAAATTGGCCAATGACATCAACGCCGATTTTGTCGCGCATGGCATGGTCGAAGCCGTTCTGGGGGCGTTGTCGAGCGATCCGCCGGTTGCGCTGAAGGTCGCTGCCAAGCGCCGCATGCGCCGCCGGCCGCGCCCTGCCGAGAAAGCGCCGCTTGCCGCTGCAAAATGA
- a CDS encoding lysophospholipid acyltransferase family protein gives MSKLGTKTFTLLQTVTSVGLSALAWAVTGVRPIWNGSQPSDRQRIYFANHASHGDFILLSACLSEKERARTHAVAAADYWGKSRLRRFIAQDMLSSVLIHRQWTDEAENPISIMLSVLDEGHSLIIFPEGTRNMTDEPLLPFRSGLYNLSMARPDVELIPCWIENMSRVLPKGQFVPVPLLCRVVFGAPIAIAPDEERRAFLDRARQTLLALNPRPPTHDAEKWNPVFRKTSCDQKGLEHRAGSDIRHDARGDD, from the coding sequence ATGAGCAAGCTCGGCACAAAGACCTTCACCCTGCTGCAGACCGTGACCTCGGTCGGCCTGTCGGCGCTTGCCTGGGCGGTAACCGGCGTGCGGCCGATCTGGAACGGCAGCCAGCCGTCGGATCGGCAGCGCATCTACTTCGCCAACCATGCCAGCCATGGCGACTTCATCCTGCTGTCGGCCTGCCTCAGCGAGAAGGAGCGCGCCCGCACCCATGCCGTCGCTGCCGCCGACTATTGGGGAAAATCGCGGCTGCGCCGGTTCATCGCGCAGGACATGCTGTCCTCCGTGCTCATCCACCGGCAGTGGACCGATGAGGCTGAGAATCCGATTTCGATCATGCTGTCGGTGCTCGACGAGGGCCACTCGCTGATCATCTTTCCCGAAGGCACGCGCAACATGACCGACGAGCCGCTGCTGCCGTTCCGCTCCGGCCTCTACAATCTGTCGATGGCACGGCCCGACGTCGAACTCATCCCGTGCTGGATCGAGAACATGTCGCGGGTGCTGCCCAAGGGCCAGTTCGTGCCGGTGCCGCTGCTCTGCCGCGTCGTCTTCGGCGCGCCGATCGCCATTGCGCCGGATGAAGAACGCCGCGCCTTTCTCGACCGCGCCCGCCAAACACTGCTGGCGCTGAATCCCCGCCCGCCAACGCATGATGCGGAAAAGTGGAATCCGGTTTTCCGGAAAACATCATGCGACCAAAAGGGCTTAGAGCATCGTGCAGGATCCGATATCCGGCACGATGCTCGGGGGGACGACTAG
- a CDS encoding CDP-alcohol phosphatidyltransferase family protein — translation MPTLYALKPAFQAKLRPLADRLAGAGVTANQITLLAAALSVATGVVVAALAGHRAVFLLMPVVLFARMALNAIDGMLAREHGQASKLGMYLNELCDVVSDLALILAFAALFPAWGVVAFAVTAVLVEFAGVLGIAAGTGRNYAGPFGKSDRALALGFIAFLIACGLWVDAITPFVFPAMATLSLVTAINRIRSGLNGSGD, via the coding sequence ATGCCGACGCTTTATGCGCTGAAACCGGCCTTCCAGGCGAAGCTGCGGCCGCTTGCCGACCGGCTGGCCGGGGCCGGCGTCACCGCCAACCAGATCACGCTGCTGGCCGCCGCCCTGTCGGTTGCCACCGGCGTTGTGGTCGCGGCCCTTGCCGGCCATCGCGCGGTCTTCCTGCTGATGCCGGTGGTGCTGTTTGCGCGCATGGCGCTGAACGCCATCGACGGGATGCTTGCGCGGGAACATGGCCAGGCCTCCAAGCTCGGCATGTATCTCAACGAACTCTGCGACGTCGTTTCCGACCTGGCGCTGATCCTGGCCTTTGCCGCTCTCTTCCCTGCCTGGGGCGTCGTCGCCTTTGCCGTCACAGCAGTGCTTGTGGAATTCGCCGGCGTGCTCGGCATCGCGGCGGGCACGGGGCGCAATTATGCCGGGCCGTTCGGCAAGAGCGACCGGGCGCTGGCGCTCGGCTTCATCGCCTTTCTCATCGCCTGCGGCCTGTGGGTGGACGCGATCACGCCGTTTGTGTTTCCGGCAATGGCTACACTCTCGCTGGTGACCGCCATCAACCGGATACGCAGCGGGCTTAACGGGAGCGGTGACTGA